The Sinorhizobium fredii USDA 257 region CTTTGCGATCGGCGCCGCCATCTCGCTGACGATCGCCGCGGTGACCACTCTGACGCTGCCGCTGGCGGTCCGCCGGATGATCGACTACGGCTTTTCCAACTCCGACTCCGCCTTCATCAACACCTACTTCTCGATGCTGATGGTGCTGGCCATCGTCCTCGCGCTGGCCAGCGCCGCCCGCTACTATTTCGTCATCTCGCTCGGCGAACGCATCGTTGCCGATCTCAGGCGCGATGTCTTCGCCCGGGTAACGGGGCTTTCCGCCGCCTTCTTCGACGTCAACCAGTCCGGCGAGATCGTTTCGCGGCTGACCGCCGACACGACGCAGATCAAGTCGGCGGTCGGCGCCACGGCGTCGGTCGCGCTGCGCAACCTGATCCTCTGTCTCGGGGCCATCGGCATGATGATCTATACCAGCCCGAAACTGTCGAGCCTGGTTATCGCCGCCATTCCGCTTATCGTCTTCCCGCTCGTCGGTTTCGGCCGCTCAGTCCGCCGCCGCTCCCGCCAGGCGCAGGATACGCTCGCCGCCGCCTCCGCCTTCGCCGGCGAGGCGATCGGCGCCACCCGCACGGTGCAGGCCTTCAATGGTGAAGAGAGCGCCAACCGCCGTTTCGGCGCCGCGGTGGAGGAGGCCTACGGTGCCGCCCGTGCCGCGATCCGCGCGCGCTCGGCGCTGACCGCCTTTGCCATCACCATGGTGTTCGGCAGCGTCGTCGCCGTGCTGTGGTTCGGCGCCCGCGACGTGCTCAACGGAACGCTTTCCGCCGGCACGCTCAGCCAGTTCCTGCTCTATTCGGTCTTTGCCGCCGGCAGTCTCGGAGCGCTCTCGGAGGTCTGGGGCGAACTTTCGCAGGCGGCAGGCGCCGCCGAGCGCCTGAACGAGCTCCTTTCGGAGGTGCCGCAGATTCGCGCGCCCGAGCATCCTGCCGCCATGCCCGTGCCGGCCAGAGGGGCGATCGCGTTCGATGATGTGCATTTCGCCTATCCGGCGCGACCCGACTACAAGAGCCTCAAGGGCCTGAGCCTAGCGGTGGAGCCGGGCGAGACCGTAGCCATCGTCGGCCCTTCCGGCGCCGGCAAAAGCACCGTATTCTCGATGCTGCTGCGCTATTACGACCCGAACATGGGGACCGTGCGGATCGACGGCATGGACATCCGCAGCGTCGAGCCGAAGGACCTGCGCGACCGGATCGCCATCGTCCCGCAGGACGTGACGATCTTCGCCGCCTCGGTGCATGACAACATCGCCTTCAGCGCGCCGGAGGCGAGCCGCGAGGCGGTGCAGGCGGCGGCGATTGCGGCGCAGGCCGACGAATTCATCGCAAAGCTCGACCGCGGCTACGACACGCTGGTCGGCGAGCGCGGCGTGACGCTTTCCGGCGGCCAGCGCCAGCGCGTCGCGATTGCCCGCGCAATCCTCAGGGACGCTCCGATCCTGCTGCTCGACGAGGCGACGTCGGCCCTCGACGCTGAGAGCGAAACGTTGGTGCAGAAGGCACTCGACGGGCTGATGCGCGAGCGCACCACGCTCGTCATCGCGCATCGGCTGGCGACGGTGCTGAAGGCGAACCGCATTCTCGTCATGGATCATGGCCGCATCGTCGAGGAAGGCACCCATGCATCGCTGATCCGCCAGGGCGGGCTCTATGCCAAGCTGGCGCGGCTACAGTTCGATCATGGGGCGGAAGGATTGTTCGTCGCATCCCAGGTCTGAGGCCGGTGCGTTAACCATTCGCCCGTCGGATGTGATTGTTTCTCGATCCGCCATTGCCCACGGCAAGCATGGCCCTATTGTAAGGGGGCCGGCTTTTGCCGATAGCGCCTTCGACGAGATTGGGAGGATATTCCGTATGCCATTTCTAAGCATGACCCGCCGCGCAGCCCTCGCCTTCGGGATCGCCACACTTTCCGCCATGACGCTCGGCGACCCGGTGCAGGCGCAGAACTTTCCGGACCGGACGATAACGCTCGTGGTCCCCTTCGCCGCCGGCGGTTCGACGGACGTCGTGGCGCGGATTATCGCCCAGAAGATGTCCGAAGATCTCGGCCAGCAGGTCATCGTTCAGAACGTCGCGGGCGCCGGCGGCAACCTCGGAGCGGCGAACGTTGCGCGCGCCGACCCGGACGGCTACACGATCCTGATGGCGACCGTCGCGACGCATGCGTTGAATCCGCTGATCCTCAAGACGAAGCCCTACGATCCCGAAAAGGATTTCGCACCCATCTCGCTGCTGGTCATCGTTCCGAACGTGCTGGTCGTCAATCCGGAGCTGCCGGCCAAGTCGGTGCAGGACTTGCTGGCGCTCCTCAAGGCGTCGCCCGATCAATACAGCTATGCGTCCTCCGGCAATGGCACGCCGCTGCATCTTTCCGGCGAGCTCTTCAAGAAGATGGCCGGCGTCGAGATGCAGCATATTCCCTACAAGGGATCCGGCCCGGCGCTGAACGACGTCATCGGCAATCAGGTGCCGATCATGTTCGACAACCTGCCTTCATCGTCGAGCCACATCAAGGCCGGGACGCTCAGGGCCCTCGCCGTCACGACGGCCGAACGCGCACCCTCCTTCCCGGACGTGCCGACCATCGCCGAGTCCGGCATTCCCGGCTACGAGACGTATACCTGGAACGCGCTCTTCGCCCCGGCCAATACGCCGCAGCCGGTGGTCGCGCGCCTGAACGAGTCGGCCAAGAAGGCGCTCGCCGATCCGGCGGTCCAAAAGCGCATGGAGGAGTTCAGCGCCAAGATCGTCGGTTCGACGCCCGAAGAACTCGCTGCCCATGTGAAAGCGGAATTGGCAAAATGGACGCCCGTCGTGCGCGACGCGAACGTCCAGATGGATTGACCGCACATGACCTAGCCGGGTTGCTCCCGCAACCCGGCTAGTCTAGGTCTTCGCGGCAGCGCCCGGCCCCGCGGCGCGGCCGGAAAAGATGCAGCCACCCAGGAAGGTGCCTTCGAGAGCATTGTAGCCGTGCATGCCGCCGCCTCCGAACCCGGCGACTTCGCCGGCCGCATAAAGGCCCGGCACCGGCTCACCGGAAAGCTCCAGCACTTGGCCGGAGAGATTGGTCTGCAGCCCGCCGAGCGTCTTGCGCGTCAGGATATGCAAGCGCACGGCGATCAGCGGGCCGGTCTTCGGGTCCAGGAGACGGTGCGGCCTGGCCGTCCGAAGCAACCGGTCGCCGCGATAGGCGCGGGCGCCGCGGATGGCAGTGACCTGCGCGTCCTTGGAAAACCGATTGTCGATTTCCCGGTCGCGCGCCTCGATCTGCGCCTTGAGATGGGTCACCGAAAGCCGGTTCTCGCCCGTCAGCCCGTTCATGGCCTCGACGAGATCCTCGAGCCGGTCCTTGACGATGAAGTCTTCACCCTTGTCCATGAAGGCCTGCACCGGGCCGGTCGGCCTGGCGCCGAGCCGCTTCAGGAGAAGCGCAATGCTCTTGCCCGTCAGATCCGGGTTCTGCTCCGAGCCCGAAAGGGCAAACTCCTTCTTGATGATTGCCCGCGTCAGGATGAACCAGCTGTAGTCGTGCCCGCTCTGGCGGATCGCGGCCAATGTCCCGAGCGTATCGAAGCCGGGCATTGCGGGCGCGGAAAAGCGGTTGCCATCGGCATCGCACCAGAAGGATGATGGGCCGGGCAGGATACGGATGCCATGGTCCGGCCAGATCGGATCGTAATTCCTGAGGCCCTCGGTATAGTGCCACATGCGGTCGGCGTTGATGACCGAGCCGCGGGCTCGGCCCGCGATTTCGAGCATCCGGCCGTCGACATGATGCGGCACGCCGCTGACCATCGCGGCCGGCGGCTGGCCGAGCCGCTTGCGTGGCCAGTTGCGGCGCACCAGCTCGTGATTGCCGCCGATGCCGCCCGAACTGACGATCACCGCTCCCGCGGAGATCTCGAAATCGCCCACTTCGTCACGCGAGCTGCGCTGTCCGCGGCTGACCGGATCCTCCTTGAGGATCGCGCCGCGGGCGCCCGTCACGGCACCGTCCGTCGTCACAAGCTCGTCGACGCGGTGGCGGAAGCGGAAACGGACGAGACCCCGGCTCTCCGCCTCGCGCGTCAGCCGGATGAAAGGCTCGAGTACGGCCGGGCCGGTGCCCCAGGTGATGTGGAAGCGGGGAACGGAATTGCCGTGGCCATGCGCGAGGCCGCCGCCGCGCTCCGCCCAACCGACGACCGGAAACCAGCGCATCCCGAGAGCATGCAGCCAGCGTCGTTTCTCACCGGCGGCAAAATCGAGATAGGCCTCGGCCCAGAGGCGCGGCCAGTGGTCCTCGGGTCGGTCGAACTGCGACGAGCCCATCCAGTCCTGTCCGGCCAGGTCCCGGCTGTCGCGGATGCCCATGCGCCGCTGCTCGGGACTGTCTATGAAGAAGAGACCGCCAAGCGACCAGAAAGCCTGGCCGCCGAGATTCTGCTCGCCCTCCTGGTCGAGAACGATCACCTTGCGGCCCCGCGCCGCCGCCTCCGACGCCGCCACGAGCCCGGCAAGGCCCGCACCGATGACCAGCACATCGCAATCCATTACAGCCGCCCTCCCCCCCAAAATTCCCCGACGACTCTTACGCAGACGTCAAGGTCAATTCAAGCGGGGCGTGCTCGCCTATTTTTCGGTCAGCTTGAGTTCGATGCGCCGATTCTGCGCCCGCGCATCCAGGCTCTCCCCGGGCGCGATGGGCTGGAACTCGCCGAATCCCGCCGCCACCAGGCGGTCGGCTGGAACACCCTTGGAGATCAGGAATTTGACGACCGAAGTGGCGCGAGCCGAAGACAGTTCCCAATTGTCGGCGAAGCGGCCGGTGCCGGAGAGTTGCACATTGTCCGTGTGGCCGTCGACGCGCAGCACCCAATTGATCTCCGCCGGGATTTCCTTGGCAAGGTCGAGCAGCGCGGCGGCGAGCTTGGCCATCTCCCCCTCGCCCTCCGGGTTCAGGTCGCTGCTGCCCGAGGAGAAGAGCACTTCCGACTGGAAGACGAAACGGTCGCCGACGATGCGGATATTTTCGCGATCCGAGAGGATTTCACGCAAGCGCCCGAAAAAGTCCGACCGATAGCGGTTGAGTTCCTGGACACGCTGGGCAAGCGCGACGTTCAGCCGACGACCAAGATCGGCGATCTTGGCCTGCGACGCCTGGTCCTTCGTCTCGGAAGCCTGCAAGGCGCCCTCTATGGCGGCGATCTGGCTGCGCAGCGCGGCGATCTGCTGGTTCAACAGCTCGATCTGGCTCATCGCCCGGGAGCTGATCTGCCGTTCGTTCTCGAGTTCCGAACCCAGCCGGCCGATCTTCTGGTCGGCGACATCGGCGCTGCCGGCCCCCTGGTCGAGCAGGGACTGCAGGCGTGATCGCTCGCCTTCCGAGGTCGCAAGCGACGCCTGCAGATTGGCAAGCGAGTCTTCAAGGTCCTGCTTGCCGCTCTTTTCGAGAGCCAGGAGCTGGGTGAGTTCGTTGATCTGGCTGTTCAGGCGGTTCAGCACCTCGTCCTTGCCGCTGATCTCCCGCCCCATCAGGAACTGCGCGGTGACGAAGACGCTAAGCAGGAACATGATTGCCATGAGCAAGGTCGAAAGCGCGTCGACGAAGCCCGGCCAGTAATTGATCGTCCGCGGAGTGCGGCCCCTTCGCGCAAGCGCCATGGATCAGTCACCCCCGCTTTCGTCCGCATGGCTGAGCTTCGCCTGCGTGCCGGTCCTCTCGCTATTCACCGAGATCCTGTCGGCCTGACCGATGCGTGAGGTCAGTCGGTCGAGCGTCTTGCGCATCGACTTGGCCTCCTCCTGCTGCGCCTCGATCCAATCGCGCAGCATCTGCTGCTCGCCGCGCATGTTCTTGACAAGACCCTGGATGCCTTCGGCGAGGCTCGCCATCGCCGCCGCGGTGCGCTGATTGACGCCGCCGTCATGCGCGAGGCGGGAGAGCTGGTCGGTCAGGCGCCGCATTTCCTCCGCCGGTGCGCCACCGGTCGTCTCGATCGGCGACGAAAACCCGGAGCCGACATCGGTCACCGATGAAAGCCAGTTTTCAAGCTCCGTGTAGAAGCGGTTCTGCGCGCGGCCAGCCTGGAGATCGAGGAAGCCGAGGATCAGCGAACCGGACAGCCCGAACAGCGAGGCCGAGAAGGCCGTGCCCATGCCGGTCAGCGGCGCCGACAGGCCGCTCTTCAGCGAACTCAGGAGGTCCTCAGTCGTGCCAGAACCGGCATCCAGCGATTGTATGACGGTATTGATCGAGCCGATCGTCCCGAGGAGGCCCCAGAAGGTACCGAGCAGACCGAGAAAGACCAGAAGGCCGGCGAGATAACGCGTGATGTCGCGCGATTCGTCGAGGCGGGCGGCGATGGAATCGAGAATCGAGCGGAGCGCGATCGTCGAGATTGCCGTCGTCTGGCGCCCACCGATCAGCGACCGCATCGGCGCAAGCAGGACCGGGTCGCGTCCGACCTTGTCGGCACTGCCGGCGGCGCGGAACGAGTTGAACCAGCGTACTTCCGGCCTGAGGCCGAGCACGTGGTTGAACGCCAGCAGAATGCCGATCCCCAGCACGCCGAGGATCAGCCCGTTGAGACCGGGATTGCCACCAAAGGCCTCGCGCGCCTGCCGGAAGAGGATCGCCGCGACAAAACCGACGATGATCAGGAAGATGACCATCGTCCAGAAATAAGGCATCGGGCTCGAAAGCTTGTGCGGATTATAGTTCTCCTCCGCCACTTCCTGCCCACGCCAGCCGGACAGACTCAGTTTCGTCATGCCTTTGCCAATCTCCCGGTTTGCGGCATTACACTCGCGCCTGTCCGCACAGGCGGCGGTTGCTGCAACTCTTTGAACTAGCGCATCATTCTCGAAATCAACAGCGATCTTGAACGAACGATGCCGCCGATGGCCGGAGACCATCCCTATCGGCCCGGAGCCTAGTGGAACTTTGCGCCAAATTGAAGGGAAAACGGAAGCGCGGCGCAGGAATGCTTTCGGTCGCTTCCATCAGTCGGCCGCAGCAGCCCCAAGGCGCAGATATGTTCGAGTCCAATGCCTTAGAGGGAAATGCGGGCACAAGCCGCCCGCATTTCTCGGCTTCCGGCCAGCTTCCGGGGACTACTTCGTCGGAACCGGGCGGTGGATGACGTCGCGCAGCGCCTTGGCGATATACTCGTTTCCGCAGATGATCGAGCCGTCTTCGATCGGCTTGCTCCCGCCGTCGATGTCGGTCACCCAGCCGCCGGCCTCGCGGATGAGCAGAACCCCGGCGGCGATGTCCCAGGCGGCAAGGTCACGCTCCCAGAAACCGTCGAAGCGACCGGCGGCCACATAGCCGAGGTCGAGCGAGGCGGAGCCGAAGCGGCGGATGCCGGCGACCTCGCCCATGACGTGGCGAAGTTCGACGAGATATTTGCCGTGATTGCCGCGGCCGAGATGCGGCGTGCCCGTGGCGATCACCGCATCGGAAAGGGCCTTGCGGGCGCCGACGCGCAGGCGCCGGTCGTTCAGGAAGGCGCCGCCGCCGCGCTCGGCGGTGTAGAGTTCGTCGGTTGCCGGATTGAAAACGACCGCGCCGACGATTTCTCCCTGGCGCTCCAGTGCGATCGATATGGCAAAATGCGGAAGGCCGTGGAGAAAATTGGTGGTCCCGTCGAGCGGATCGACGATCCAGCGATGGGCGCCGTCGGTCCCCTTGATTTCCTCGCCTTCCTCGCCGAGGAAGCCATAGGTCGGGCGAGCCTTCAGGAGTTCCTCGCGGATGATCCGCTCGGCCTTGCGGTCGGCCTGGGAAACGTAGTCGCTCGGCCCCTTCAAGGAAACCTGCAGGTTCTGTACTTCGCCGAAATCGCGCGCCAGCGACTTGCCGGCCTTGAAGGCCGCCTGGACCATGACGTTGAGAAGGGCAGAACGGGCCATTGGGGCAATCCTCTGAAAGCGAAGGCCAGCCGAGAATCTCGACTGGACATTGAACCTGCTGACGGTCCGCCCATGCGAAGGGTCGGCGAAGAGACGCAACCGTCGTCAAAAAACCGAGTGAGAAGTCACTCCGCCCGCGGGATCGATTGAACGAGGGCCGCGGACAAAACCGGGGCTTCAAGACCACAAAATCCCCGAAAGTTCAAGCGAAATAGATCGCCCCATCGATTGAGGTCCACCGCCAGGTCAGGATGAGCGGAACTTGTTCGCCGCGGCCAGCGCCGATTTCTGCTGGCTGTCGTTGAGACCCAGGTAGAAGTCCTCGAGCGCATCGTCCTTGAGCCCTGCTCGGCGCGACAGCACGTACCACTTCGCCGCCTCGACCGGATCGGGTCGCGTGCCGATGGCGTTGACGAGGAGATGGGCAAGCCGATTCTGCGCGACGACATTGCCGCCCTCGGCGGCGCGCTTCATCCAGGCAAAGCCCTCGTCGAGGTTGCGGTCGCCGCCGATCCCCTCGATCAACCAGATCGCCATGTCGAGCTGCGCCGTGTCGTAGCCGGCGCGCGCCGCCCGGGCCAGCCATTCGCGTGCACGCGCCCGCTTGCCGTCGTCGATGCCTTCGACATTGAGATAGATCTGCGACAGCGCATATTGCGCATCGGCGATGCCTTGCTCTGCGGCTTTCTCGTAATAGGGCATCGCCGCCTTCAGCCCTTTCTGACCCGGCATGTCGGCGACGAGCGTCTGCCCATAGTTGAACTGGGCGGCCGCATTGCCGAGATCGGCGGCCTTCTTCATCAGTTCGTCGGCGCTCTTGCGGTCGCGCTTGACGTAGCGTCCCTCCATCAGGATCAGCGCATATTTGAACATCGCCGCGGGATCGCCGTTATTCGCCGCCTGACCGTACCAGAAAGCCGCATCCTTGCGGTTGCGCACGACCCCGAGGCCCTGCTCGAGGATCGATGCGACCAGCGTCTGGGCGGCCGGATCGCCGAGTTGGGCGCGCGGCAGCGCGAGGTCCATCGCGGTCAGGTAGTAGCCGCGCTGGAAGGCTCCATAGGCCTCGTCCACCTTGCCGGCAAACGGCTTTTCGGCCGGAAGCGCCGGAAGTTCGGCGCCCATACGATCGATGACATTGACGCCGCCGGACGGCTTTTCCTCTCCGGTCTTGGGCTTGGCACCCGTATCGCTCTTCGCCGGCTTTTCGGCACCTTCCGGGAGCGCCGCGCCGTTATACGGGGTGATCCGGCCGCGTTTCGAGACGATGCCCTCATCCGCCGGCGCAGGAGACGGCGGCTGTTCGGCGCGAGCCGGCAAGGCGGCCAGAACCGTGGCGACAGCAAGGATCGCGACACGTCTCGATTTCAGGGAGAAGCGGCTCAACATGGCCACGTCTTAATCTTCAAACCGTGGCGCTTTTTCGTCAAGCAAGGCGTTGACGGCGGCAACCACGGAGGGCGCCTGACCCGGCTCGGCGAAGACGGCGATGCGAAGCGCGACGAACTCGGCCCCGGTCTCGGCCACCGCAAGCGCCGATTGCATGTCGGTTCCGCCCATCACGATGCAAGGAATCTCGATCATCGACGCCCACCATTCCGCCAGAGCCAGGTTCTTCGGGTGCGCCTCCGGCTTGATGTCGCCATCGCTGCGGCCGAAGAACACGTAGTCCGGCCGAAGCTCGCCGATTGCGAGCGCATGGTGGCGGTCGGTTGCATTGCCGCCGCCGACGATCATCTTCGGCGTATGCCGCTCAATCGCCTCGGCAAGCACATCCGCCCCGGCCGCAATATGAAGGCCATCCGCTTTGGCGCGACCGGCAACGCGCGTATCGCCCTCGATGAGCGCCGCGGCGCCTGCCTTCTGAATCACCGGCACCAGCGCTTCGGCGTGCCTTTGGAAATCCGTCTCGTTGAGTCCGTATTGCGGAACGATGACGGATGCCACGTCGCCGCCCTTGAGCGCATCGGCAAGTACCGTCGAGCGTTCGGCGGCGTTCGGCATATCGGGCGCGATCAGCACGAGGCGGCAGCGGTTTTCTATGGTGTTCATTCGTCCGTTCCTGGCGAAGCCCTTTCGAGGGCGGAAATCCGCTACTCGATTTCATTCGGGAAAACCGATAGACGGAGATGACCAAAGGATCAACCGCCGCTCATGCTTCCCGATCTCGACTTCTATCTCGTCGCCGTCCCGGCAGTCCTGCTCGTTGGCCTTAGCAAGGGAGGCATGGGAGAAGCGCTGTCGCTGATGGGCGTTCCGATCCTCTCCATGGCGGTCTCGCCCGTCCAGGCGGCGGCATTGCTTTTGCCGATCCTCATCGCCATGGACATTGTCTCGCTGTGGATCTGGCGCAAGCACGGCGACCGGAAAACGCTCACCATGCTCCTACCCGGTGCGATCGCCGGCATTGCCATCGGCTGGGCGACCTCCGCCTATGTGCCGCGCGACGCGCTGCGGCTGATCATCGGCGCCATCACTATCGTGTTCGTGCTGCGCTACGTTTACACGGTCTGGAGGAGCCGCAGCGGCGCGGCCATCCTTCCCAAACAGCATCGTCTCGGTCCTGCCGCGCTATGGGGAAGCTTCGCCGGATATGGCAGCTTCGTCGCCCATGCCGGCGGGCCGCCATTCCAGATCTACGCCCTGCCGCTGAAGCTTGACCCGCGCGAATATACCGGCACCATCGTGCGCTTCTTCGCAACGCTCAATGCCGTCAAGCTCATTCCCTATTTCGCGCTCGGGCAACTCGACACCAGCAATCTCACGACATCGGCGACGCTCTTTCCCCTGGCGATGGTCGCGACGGCCTGCGGCGCCTGGATCGTCCGCAGAATGAAGCCTCAGGTGTTTTACCCCTTCATGTACACGATGGCCTTCTTCGCCGGATCGAGACTCGTCTGGGAGGGGCTCACCAGCCTTCTGTCCGGCGGCTGACGCCCTCCTGCAACTCCAAGCGAGAGGGCTGTCTCCGGGCTTCTGCAGCGCAGAACGTCACCACCGGATGCTGCAAGGCAATACGGATTATCGCAATGCACAATTTTCTTGCCGCTCGCAGCGAATTCGCTTAACGTCCTGGTCATGACGATCGCGGACCCATTCGATGCCATCGCGGATCCGAACCGGCGTTACTTGCTGGAGGAACTGCGACGCGCCCCCAAGACTGTCAACGAACTCGCCGAGGGGCTGCCGATCAGCCGGCCGGCGGTGTCGCAGCATTTGAAGGCGCTGCTCGATTGCAATCTCGTATCGGTGTCGACGAGCGGCACCAGGCGCATCTACGCCATCCACAGACCCGGCTTCGATCACCTCAATCTATGGCTCGACCAGTTCTGGTCCTGACGAGTTGAATCCGCTGTTCGTTCCCGCCGCGGCTGGGTGAAAGTAATCGCCCGGATCCCTCGACCGGGCCGTGAGCCTGGTCGAGCGATCCGTCAGTCATGGGGATTGTTTTTGACCTTAGTCGCGTCATCTCGTCTCAACGAAACGACGCCTCCCGAGAACGCGGGAAATACCGTTCACAATCAGTGTGTCGAGGAACGGAGTCTTTCGATTTCGTCCTTGATGCGCAGCTTCCGCCGCTTGAGCTCGCTGATCAACTCGTCCTCACAGGAGGGAGAATTGAGGGCTTCATGCAGCTCCTGTTCCAGGGCGCCATGTTTTTTCTCAAGCGTTGCAAGATGAGCCTCAATGGTCATTGGCAGTCCCTTCCTTTTGCTTGCATCCGGCACGCAAATGCCGGATGTTCCATGGTTGTAACCTTACTAGTGTGCCATGCCATTTTTCATTTGTCGAAGGCGAAATGATGACGTCGGATAACTTCCCGTCACCGCCCAAGATGTGCTAGAGCGGCGCAGGAAATTCCGGATCGCGGCGTGAATGCGGTCGGGCTTATGGGGATCGTTTTGCATGCCGGACCAGGACCAGGCCGAACTCAGACTGACCATAGCGCGCCTGAGGCAGGAGCATGAAGACTACGATGTTGCCATCAATGCCATGATCGAGACCGGCTGCGACGCGCTGCGCATCCAGCGCATGAAAAAGAAGAAGCTGGCCATCAAGGACAAGATCAGCAAGATCGAAGACCAGATCATCCCCGACATTATTGCCTGATACGGACCCTGACAGACGTGACCGAAACCACGACCCCGCCCGTCGC contains the following coding sequences:
- a CDS encoding thiamine phosphate synthase, with protein sequence MNTIENRCRLVLIAPDMPNAAERSTVLADALKGGDVASVIVPQYGLNETDFQRHAEALVPVIQKAGAAALIEGDTRVAGRAKADGLHIAAGADVLAEAIERHTPKMIVGGGNATDRHHALAIGELRPDYVFFGRSDGDIKPEAHPKNLALAEWWASMIEIPCIVMGGTDMQSALAVAETGAEFVALRIAVFAEPGQAPSVVAAVNALLDEKAPRFED
- a CDS encoding Bug family tripartite tricarboxylate transporter substrate binding protein, whose product is MPFLSMTRRAALAFGIATLSAMTLGDPVQAQNFPDRTITLVVPFAAGGSTDVVARIIAQKMSEDLGQQVIVQNVAGAGGNLGAANVARADPDGYTILMATVATHALNPLILKTKPYDPEKDFAPISLLVIVPNVLVVNPELPAKSVQDLLALLKASPDQYSYASSGNGTPLHLSGELFKKMAGVEMQHIPYKGSGPALNDVIGNQVPIMFDNLPSSSSHIKAGTLRALAVTTAERAPSFPDVPTIAESGIPGYETYTWNALFAPANTPQPVVARLNESAKKALADPAVQKRMEEFSAKIVGSTPEELAAHVKAELAKWTPVVRDANVQMD
- a CDS encoding MotA/TolQ/ExbB proton channel family protein, yielding MTKLSLSGWRGQEVAEENYNPHKLSSPMPYFWTMVIFLIIVGFVAAILFRQAREAFGGNPGLNGLILGVLGIGILLAFNHVLGLRPEVRWFNSFRAAGSADKVGRDPVLLAPMRSLIGGRQTTAISTIALRSILDSIAARLDESRDITRYLAGLLVFLGLLGTFWGLLGTIGSINTVIQSLDAGSGTTEDLLSSLKSGLSAPLTGMGTAFSASLFGLSGSLILGFLDLQAGRAQNRFYTELENWLSSVTDVGSGFSSPIETTGGAPAEEMRRLTDQLSRLAHDGGVNQRTAAAMASLAEGIQGLVKNMRGEQQMLRDWIEAQQEEAKSMRKTLDRLTSRIGQADRISVNSERTGTQAKLSHADESGGD
- a CDS encoding peptidoglycan -binding protein; the protein is MALARRGRTPRTINYWPGFVDALSTLLMAIMFLLSVFVTAQFLMGREISGKDEVLNRLNSQINELTQLLALEKSGKQDLEDSLANLQASLATSEGERSRLQSLLDQGAGSADVADQKIGRLGSELENERQISSRAMSQIELLNQQIAALRSQIAAIEGALQASETKDQASQAKIADLGRRLNVALAQRVQELNRYRSDFFGRLREILSDRENIRIVGDRFVFQSEVLFSSGSSDLNPEGEGEMAKLAAALLDLAKEIPAEINWVLRVDGHTDNVQLSGTGRFADNWELSSARATSVVKFLISKGVPADRLVAAGFGEFQPIAPGESLDARAQNRRIELKLTEK
- a CDS encoding FAD-binding dehydrogenase, coding for MDCDVLVIGAGLAGLVAASEAAARGRKVIVLDQEGEQNLGGQAFWSLGGLFFIDSPEQRRMGIRDSRDLAGQDWMGSSQFDRPEDHWPRLWAEAYLDFAAGEKRRWLHALGMRWFPVVGWAERGGGLAHGHGNSVPRFHITWGTGPAVLEPFIRLTREAESRGLVRFRFRHRVDELVTTDGAVTGARGAILKEDPVSRGQRSSRDEVGDFEISAGAVIVSSGGIGGNHELVRRNWPRKRLGQPPAAMVSGVPHHVDGRMLEIAGRARGSVINADRMWHYTEGLRNYDPIWPDHGIRILPGPSSFWCDADGNRFSAPAMPGFDTLGTLAAIRQSGHDYSWFILTRAIIKKEFALSGSEQNPDLTGKSIALLLKRLGARPTGPVQAFMDKGEDFIVKDRLEDLVEAMNGLTGENRLSVTHLKAQIEARDREIDNRFSKDAQVTAIRGARAYRGDRLLRTARPHRLLDPKTGPLIAVRLHILTRKTLGGLQTNLSGQVLELSGEPVPGLYAAGEVAGFGGGGMHGYNALEGTFLGGCIFSGRAAGPGAAAKT
- a CDS encoding ABC transporter transmembrane domain-containing protein — translated: MPRQGNQAPERKSVQPLAAVLPYVRRYRRFAIGAAISLTIAAVTTLTLPLAVRRMIDYGFSNSDSAFINTYFSMLMVLAIVLALASAARYYFVISLGERIVADLRRDVFARVTGLSAAFFDVNQSGEIVSRLTADTTQIKSAVGATASVALRNLILCLGAIGMMIYTSPKLSSLVIAAIPLIVFPLVGFGRSVRRRSRQAQDTLAAASAFAGEAIGATRTVQAFNGEESANRRFGAAVEEAYGAARAAIRARSALTAFAITMVFGSVVAVLWFGARDVLNGTLSAGTLSQFLLYSVFAAGSLGALSEVWGELSQAAGAAERLNELLSEVPQIRAPEHPAAMPVPARGAIAFDDVHFAYPARPDYKSLKGLSLAVEPGETVAIVGPSGAGKSTVFSMLLRYYDPNMGTVRIDGMDIRSVEPKDLRDRIAIVPQDVTIFAASVHDNIAFSAPEASREAVQAAAIAAQADEFIAKLDRGYDTLVGERGVTLSGGQRQRVAIARAILRDAPILLLDEATSALDAESETLVQKALDGLMRERTTLVIAHRLATVLKANRILVMDHGRIVEEGTHASLIRQGGLYAKLARLQFDHGAEGLFVASQV
- a CDS encoding sulfite exporter TauE/SafE family protein, with product MLPDLDFYLVAVPAVLLVGLSKGGMGEALSLMGVPILSMAVSPVQAAALLLPILIAMDIVSLWIWRKHGDRKTLTMLLPGAIAGIAIGWATSAYVPRDALRLIIGAITIVFVLRYVYTVWRSRSGAAILPKQHRLGPAALWGSFAGYGSFVAHAGGPPFQIYALPLKLDPREYTGTIVRFFATLNAVKLIPYFALGQLDTSNLTTSATLFPLAMVATACGAWIVRRMKPQVFYPFMYTMAFFAGSRLVWEGLTSLLSGG
- a CDS encoding inositol monophosphatase family protein, with the protein product MARSALLNVMVQAAFKAGKSLARDFGEVQNLQVSLKGPSDYVSQADRKAERIIREELLKARPTYGFLGEEGEEIKGTDGAHRWIVDPLDGTTNFLHGLPHFAISIALERQGEIVGAVVFNPATDELYTAERGGGAFLNDRRLRVGARKALSDAVIATGTPHLGRGNHGKYLVELRHVMGEVAGIRRFGSASLDLGYVAAGRFDGFWERDLAAWDIAAGVLLIREAGGWVTDIDGGSKPIEDGSIICGNEYIAKALRDVIHRPVPTK
- a CDS encoding tetratricopeptide repeat protein, whose protein sequence is MLSRFSLKSRRVAILAVATVLAALPARAEQPPSPAPADEGIVSKRGRITPYNGAALPEGAEKPAKSDTGAKPKTGEEKPSGGVNVIDRMGAELPALPAEKPFAGKVDEAYGAFQRGYYLTAMDLALPRAQLGDPAAQTLVASILEQGLGVVRNRKDAAFWYGQAANNGDPAAMFKYALILMEGRYVKRDRKSADELMKKAADLGNAAAQFNYGQTLVADMPGQKGLKAAMPYYEKAAEQGIADAQYALSQIYLNVEGIDDGKRARAREWLARAARAGYDTAQLDMAIWLIEGIGGDRNLDEGFAWMKRAAEGGNVVAQNRLAHLLVNAIGTRPDPVEAAKWYVLSRRAGLKDDALEDFYLGLNDSQQKSALAAANKFRSS